The Humulus lupulus chromosome 3, drHumLupu1.1, whole genome shotgun sequence genome window below encodes:
- the LOC133825066 gene encoding uncharacterized protein LOC133825066 yields MLRKCPHHGIEKWMLVHNFFNGLNGTTRTIINAAAGGSFMSKSANEAYELLEEIAMNNYQWPTERGQPKKVAGMMELDAISMLAAQVAALTKQLQKTTLPSQAMQIQNLCEVCGTTHQPNQCPAIDMNNMPMEEVQAIGNYQRQPNNPNSRSYTPAWKNHPNFSWSNNQNTLQPYPPPQPQYQPAQNRPPYSQQYAHQNPPPGYYQPQNRPPNQMPIIPAETQPDFQAISLRSGTRYDGPKKNQSEEEKGQKGNTQGKEEKKFNDEKVTEDLKKEEETPLVSIEHHVRIPYPQRLRKHNLDK; encoded by the exons ATGTTAAGAAAGTGTCCACAccatggaatagaaaagtggatgCTGGTGCATAATTTTTTTAATGGGTTGAATGGAACGACTAGAACAATTATAAATGCTGCAGCGGGAGGTTCCTTTATGAGTAAAagtgctaatgaggcatatgagtTATTAGAGGAGATTGCGATGAATAATTACCAATGGCCAACTGAACGGGGAcaaccaaagaaggtggctggaatgATGGAATTGGATGCTATATCCATGCTTGCAGCTCAAGTAGCGGCCTTGACAAAGCAACtacaaaagactacactcccATCTCAAGCTATGCAAATTCAAAACCTTTGTGAAGTGTGTGGTACAACCCATCAACCCAACCAATGTCCTGCTATAGatatgaataacatgcccatggaagaagttCAAGCTATAGGCAATTACCAAAGACAACCTAATAACCCCAATTCCAGGTCTTATACCCCAGCTTGGAAgaatcatcctaatttttcctGGTCTAATAATCAAAATACTCTACAACCTTATCCTCCACCTCAGCCACAATATCAACCTGCCCAAAATAGGCCACCATATTCACAGCAATATGCACACCAAAATCCTCCACCTGGctattatcaaccacaaaatagaccaccaaACCAAATGCCAATTATACCAGCTGAAACCCAACCTGAT TTCCAAGCTATTTCTTTGAGGAGTGGAACGAGGTATGACGGGCCAAAGAAGAATCAGTCAGAAGAAGAAAAAGGTCAGAAGGGAAATACTCAAGGTAAAGAAGAAAAGAAGTTTAATGATgaaaaggttactgaagaccttaagAAAGAAGAGGAGACTCCACTTGTGAGTATTGAGCACCATGTTAgaattccatatccacaaagACTTCGTAAGCATAATTTAGATAAATag
- the LOC133825065 gene encoding uncharacterized protein LOC133825065 produces MDDFSVYGSSFDTCLTNLELVLRRCEESHLVLNWEKCHSMVNEGIVLGHKISKKGIEVDRAKISTIENFPPLVLVKGVRSFLGHAGFYRRFIKDFSKVLKPLSTLSINGVTFYFDEKCQQAFRILKEKLISAPIVVAPQWDLPFELMCDASDFAVGAVLGQRVDKVVVYTNHSVIKYLMTKKDCKPRLIQWILLLQEFDVEIKDKKGTENLVADHLSRLEVGEDSLDKAVQINDAFHDEQLFKVSVCKDVPWFVDYVNYLAAKVIPPEMTRQQLKKFYSEVKHYYWEELILYKHCPDQVIRRCVPEEEMLSILTHCHSLHCRGHFGGTRTAAKVLQSGFYWPTLFKDANDFVKSCDHCQRTGNISRRDQKPMIGILEVELFDWFTDLCARYGVHHRKVLFYHPIANGQAEVSNRELKGILEKTVNTSRKDWSKKLDDSLWAYRTAFKTPIAYENARIYKEKSKAFHDKRILRRDFQPGDKVLLFNSRLKLFPGKLKSRWSGPYTVVVSLPYGAVQVHTKKTGHFKVNGQRLKHYLEGPVEKCKSAVMLEPI; encoded by the exons atggatgatttttcggtTTATGGGTCCTCTTTTGACACGTGTTTGACTAATTTGGAGCTGGTTTTGAGGAGGTGTGAAGAGTCACatttggtgcttaattgggaaaagtgcCACTCTATGGTAAATGAAGGAATTGTATTGGGGCACAAGATTTCTAAGAAAGGCATTGAAGTGGATAGGGCAAAAATTTCAACGATAGAGAATTTTCCACCACTGGTTTTAGTAAAAGGAGTACGGAGTTTCTTAGGTCATGCgggattttataggaggtttatcAAAGATTTCTCCAAAGTTTTGAAGCCATTGTCCACTTTGTCAATAAATGGGGTTACATTTTATTTTGATGAGAAGTGTCAACAAGCTTTTAGGATACTTAAGGAGAAATTGATCTCAGCACCTATAGTTGTTGCGCCTCAATGGGATTTGCCATTTGAACTGATGTGTGACGCCAGTGATTTTGCGGTTGGGGCAGTGCTGGGACaaagagttgacaag GTGGTTGTTTACACAAACCATTCAGTGATAAAGTATCTTATGACCAAGAAAGATTGCAAACCTCGTCTTATTCAGTGGATTTTGTTGttacaagaatttgatgtggaaattaaGGATAAGAAAGGTACTGAGAATTTGGTGGCTGATCATTTGTCTAGATTGGAGGTTGGTGAAGATTCTCTTGATAAAGCAGTTCAGATTAATGATGCTTTTCATGATGAGCAGCTGTTCAAAGTAAGTGTTTGCAAGGATGTTCCATGGTTTGTAGACTATGTTAATTATTTGGCTGCTAAGGTTATACCTCCTGAGATGACAAGGCAACAACTAAAGAAATTCTATTCGGAggtgaagcattattattgggaggagcTTATTCTGTATAAACATTGCCCTGATCAAGTTATTAGGAGATGTGTGCCTGAAGAGGAGATGTTGTCAATCTTAACTCACTGTCATAGTTTGCATTGCAGAGGTCATTTTGGCGGAACAAGAACAGCTGCGAAGGTTTTGCAAAGTGGGTTTTActggcctacattatttaaagatgctaatgattttgtcaaaagttgtgatCATTGTCAACGGACTGGgaatatatcaagaagagatcaaaaGCCGATGATTGGTATTTTGGAAGTTGAGTTATTTGAC TGGTTCACTGATCTTTGTGCTCGCTATGGTGTTCATCATCGAAAGGTGTTATTCTATCATCCAAttgcaaatggccaagctgaagtGTCGAATAGGGAATTAAAAGGTATTTTGGAAAAGACAGTAAATACTTCGAGGAAGGATTGGTCGAAGAAGCTCGATGATTCACTGTGGGCGTATCGCACTGCATTCAAAACTCCAATTG cttatgagaatgcgAGAATCTATAAGGAGAAGTCGAAGGCCTTTCATGATAAGCGAATATTGAGGAGGGATTTTCAACCAGGAGATAAAGTCCTGCTATTTAATTCCAGACTTAAACTTTTTCCTGGTAAATTGAAGTCGCGATGGTCAGGACCGTACACGGTAGTTGTGTCACTTCCTTATGGAGCAGTGCAAGTTCATACTAAAAAGACGGGACAttttaaggtgaatggtcagaggtTGAAGCATTACTTGGAGGGTCCGGTGGAAAAATGCAAGTCTGCAGTGATGTTGGAACCAATTTGA